In Salmonella enterica subsp. enterica serovar Typhimurium str. LT2, a single window of DNA contains:
- the pflE gene encoding putative pyruvate formate lyase activating enzyme (similar to E. coli putative pyruvate formate-lyase 2 activating enzyme (AAC73911.1); Blastp hit to AAC73911.1 (308 aa), 87% identity in aa 10 - 308), protein MIFNIQRYSTHDGPGIRTVVFLKGCSLGCRWCQNPESRARAQDLLYDARLCLEGCDLCAQAAPDVIERALNGLLIHREKLTDAHFSILAHCCPTQALTVCGEIKSVDEIMATVLRDKPFYDRSGGGLTLSGGEPFMQPELAAELFKASHDAGIHTAVETCLHVPWKYIAPSLPYIDLFLADLKHVADGPFKQWTDGSASRVLENLRKLAAAGKKMVIRVPLIQGFNADEEAIKAITDFAADELHVGEIHFLPYHTLGINKYHLLSQPYHAPDKPLDAPALLDFAQKYACQKGLTATLRG, encoded by the coding sequence ATGATCTTCAATATTCAGCGCTATTCTACCCACGATGGCCCCGGTATCCGTACCGTAGTATTTCTCAAAGGCTGTTCGTTGGGCTGTCGCTGGTGCCAGAACCCGGAAAGCCGCGCCCGCGCTCAGGATCTGTTATACGACGCGCGGCTGTGTCTCGAAGGATGCGACCTGTGCGCGCAAGCCGCGCCGGACGTCATTGAGCGCGCGCTAAACGGCCTGCTCATCCATCGCGAGAAACTGACCGACGCCCATTTTTCCATCCTGGCGCATTGCTGCCCCACACAGGCGTTAACCGTGTGCGGCGAAATAAAAAGCGTGGATGAGATCATGGCGACGGTACTGCGCGATAAACCTTTTTACGATCGCAGCGGCGGCGGTCTTACGCTTTCCGGCGGCGAACCGTTTATGCAGCCGGAACTGGCGGCAGAGCTGTTTAAAGCCAGCCATGACGCCGGTATTCATACTGCGGTTGAGACCTGTCTGCATGTCCCATGGAAATACATTGCGCCCTCACTGCCTTATATCGATCTGTTTCTGGCTGATTTGAAGCATGTCGCCGACGGGCCGTTTAAGCAGTGGACCGATGGCAGCGCCTCGCGGGTGCTGGAAAATCTCAGGAAACTCGCCGCCGCGGGCAAAAAAATGGTGATTCGCGTCCCGCTGATTCAGGGATTTAATGCCGATGAGGAGGCCATTAAAGCCATTACCGACTTTGCCGCCGACGAACTGCACGTCGGGGAAATTCATTTTCTGCCCTACCACACGCTGGGCATCAATAAATACCACTTACTCAGTCAACCCTATCATGCCCCGGATAAACCACTGGATGCGC
- the moeB gene encoding molybdopterin biosynthesis (molybdopterin biosynthesis MOEB protein. (SW:MOEB_SALTY)): MAELSDQEMLRYNRQIILRGFDFEGQEALKDARVLVVGLGGLGCAATQYLAGAGVGQLTLLDFDTVSVSNLQRQTLHSDATVGQPKVESARDALARINPHITITPVNARLDDDAMTSLIAGHSLVLDCTDNVSVRNQLNAGCYTAKVPLISGAAIRMEGQVTVFTYRENEPCYRCLSRLFGENALTCVEAGVMAPLIGVIGSLQAMEAIKLLAHYGQPASGKIVMYDAMTCQFREMKLMRNPGCEVCGQ; this comes from the coding sequence ATGGCGGAACTTAGCGACCAGGAGATGCTGCGCTATAACCGACAAATTATTCTGCGCGGCTTCGATTTTGAAGGGCAGGAAGCGTTAAAAGATGCGCGGGTATTAGTGGTCGGGCTGGGCGGGCTCGGCTGCGCGGCAACGCAGTATCTGGCTGGCGCTGGCGTCGGGCAACTGACGCTACTCGATTTTGATACCGTTTCCGTTTCCAATCTCCAGCGTCAAACCTTGCACAGCGACGCCACGGTCGGGCAGCCGAAGGTAGAGTCCGCCCGCGACGCGCTGGCGCGTATCAACCCACATATTACCATTACGCCCGTTAACGCGCGGCTGGACGACGACGCTATGACCAGCCTGATTGCCGGGCATTCGCTGGTGCTGGACTGTACCGATAACGTTAGCGTACGTAATCAACTTAACGCCGGGTGCTATACCGCGAAAGTGCCGCTAATCTCCGGCGCGGCCATTCGTATGGAAGGACAAGTTACCGTCTTTACGTATCGGGAAAACGAACCCTGTTACCGCTGCCTGAGCCGTCTGTTTGGCGAAAACGCTCTGACCTGCGTAGAGGCAGGGGTGATGGCGCCGCTGATTGGCGTGATCGGTTCGCTACAGGCAATGGAGGCCATTAAGCTACTGGCGCATTACGGTCAGCCTGCCAGCGGAAAAATCGTCATGTACGATGCGATGACCTGTCAGTTCCGCGAAATGAAGTTAATGCGCAACCCCGGCTGTGAGGTCTGCGGGCAGTAG
- the moeA gene encoding molybdopterin biosynthesis protein (molybdopterin biosynthesis MEOA protein. (SW:MOEA_SALTY)), producing MFMEFSAGLMPLETALTQMLSRITPLTAVETLPLVNCFGRILATDIVSPLDVPGFDNSAMDGYAVRVADLSADKPLPVAGKAFAGQPYQGEWPAGTCIRIMTGAPVPAGCEAVVMQEQTEQTDDGVRFTADVRCGQNIRRRGEDIRQDAVVFPAGTRLTTAELPVLASLGIADAQVVRKVRVALFSTGDELQLPGQPLEAGQIYDTNRLTIHLMLQQLGCEVINLGIIPDDPGKLRAAFIDADSQADVVISSGGVSVGEADYTKTILEELGEIAFWKLAIKPGKPFAFGKLSNSWFCGLPGNPVSAALTFYQLVQPLLAKLGGNTASAVPPRQRVRTASRLKKTPGRLDFQRGILQRSANGELEVTTTGHQGSHIFSSFSLGNCFIVLERERGNVEPGEWVEVEPFNALFGGL from the coding sequence ATGTTCATGGAATTTTCCGCCGGATTGATGCCGCTTGAAACGGCGCTGACCCAGATGCTTTCACGTATTACCCCTCTCACCGCCGTAGAAACGTTGCCGCTGGTGAACTGCTTTGGCCGCATCCTGGCGACCGATATCGTATCTCCCCTTGATGTCCCCGGCTTTGATAATTCAGCTATGGATGGTTATGCGGTACGTGTGGCGGATTTGTCCGCCGATAAGCCGCTGCCCGTCGCCGGCAAAGCATTTGCCGGTCAGCCCTACCAGGGAGAGTGGCCTGCGGGAACCTGCATTCGCATTATGACCGGCGCCCCGGTACCGGCAGGTTGCGAGGCGGTAGTCATGCAAGAGCAGACGGAACAAACCGATGACGGCGTGCGTTTTACCGCCGATGTTCGTTGCGGACAAAACATCCGCCGCCGCGGCGAGGATATTCGCCAGGATGCGGTGGTCTTTCCGGCCGGTACGCGCCTGACTACTGCCGAACTGCCAGTGCTGGCGTCGCTGGGAATTGCCGATGCGCAGGTTGTACGTAAAGTGCGCGTAGCGCTGTTCTCGACCGGCGACGAGCTCCAGCTTCCGGGCCAGCCGCTGGAGGCGGGACAAATTTATGACACTAACCGTCTAACTATACATTTGATGCTGCAACAGCTTGGCTGCGAAGTGATCAATTTAGGCATTATTCCTGACGATCCCGGTAAGCTTCGCGCCGCGTTTATCGACGCCGACAGCCAGGCCGATGTAGTGATAAGCTCCGGCGGCGTCTCGGTTGGTGAAGCGGACTATACCAAAACCATCCTTGAGGAGCTGGGCGAAATCGCCTTCTGGAAGCTGGCTATCAAGCCAGGCAAACCGTTTGCCTTCGGCAAGCTCAGTAATAGCTGGTTCTGTGGCCTGCCGGGGAATCCAGTCTCTGCGGCGCTCACGTTTTATCAACTGGTTCAGCCCTTACTGGCGAAGCTTGGCGGCAACACGGCAAGCGCAGTGCCGCCGCGCCAGCGTGTACGCACAGCATCTCGCCTGAAGAAAACGCCGGGGCGTCTCGATTTCCAGCGCGGCATTCTGCAACGTAGCGCCAACGGCGAACTGGAGGTCACGACCACCGGACACCAGGGTTCACATATTTTCAGCTCGTTTAGTCTGGGCAACTGCTTTATTGTGCTGGAGCGTGAACGCGGCAATGTTGAGCCGGGAGAATGGGTGGAAGTCGAGCCGTTTAATGCTCTGTTCGGAGGCCTGTAA
- the ybiK gene encoding putative asparaginase (similar to E. coli putative asparaginase (AAC73915.1); Blastp hit to AAC73915.1 (321 aa), 88% identity in aa 1 - 313) — MNKAVIAIHGGAGAIARAQMSHEQELRYIQALSEIVESGQKMLEAGDSALDVVTEAVRLLEACPLFNAGIGAVYTRDGTHELDACVMDGNTLKAGAVAGVSHVRHPVLAARLVMERSPHVLMVGEGAENFAFSQGMARVSPDIFSTPARYEQLLAARAAGEMALDHSGAPLDETKKMGTVGAVARDKFGNLAAATSTGGMTNKLPGRVGDSPLVGAGCYANNASVAVSCTGTGEVFIRTLAAYDIAALMEYGGLSLADACERVVMEKLPALGGSGGLIAVDHEGNVALPFNSEGMYRAWGYAGDTPTTGIYRE; from the coding sequence ATGAATAAAGCAGTGATTGCGATTCACGGCGGCGCAGGCGCGATTGCTCGCGCGCAAATGAGCCATGAGCAGGAGCTACGCTATATCCAGGCGTTGTCAGAGATTGTTGAAAGCGGGCAAAAGATGCTGGAAGCGGGTGACAGCGCGCTTGATGTAGTGACGGAAGCGGTGCGCCTGCTGGAAGCGTGTCCGCTCTTCAATGCGGGTATCGGCGCGGTCTATACCCGAGACGGGACTCATGAACTGGATGCCTGCGTGATGGACGGCAATACCCTGAAAGCCGGAGCCGTCGCGGGCGTGAGTCATGTTCGCCATCCTGTGCTCGCTGCCAGGCTGGTGATGGAGCGCAGCCCGCATGTACTCATGGTGGGGGAAGGGGCGGAAAACTTTGCCTTTTCACAGGGGATGGCGCGCGTTTCGCCGGATATCTTTTCCACCCCGGCGCGTTACGAGCAATTGCTGGCGGCGCGTGCGGCGGGTGAAATGGCGCTCGATCACAGCGGCGCGCCGCTGGACGAAACGAAAAAAATGGGTACAGTCGGCGCGGTGGCGCGGGATAAATTCGGCAATCTGGCGGCGGCAACGTCTACCGGCGGGATGACCAATAAATTGCCCGGGCGCGTCGGCGACAGCCCGCTGGTCGGCGCCGGGTGTTATGCCAACAACGCCAGCGTCGCCGTTTCCTGTACCGGAACGGGAGAGGTCTTTATTCGCACGCTCGCGGCTTACGATATCGCCGCATTGATGGAATATGGCGGACTCAGCCTTGCCGACGCCTGTGAGCGCGTGGTGATGGAAAAATTACCGGCGCTGGGCGGCAGCGGTGGATTAATCGCCGTTGATCACGAAGGTAATGTCGCGTTGCCGTTTAACAGCGAAGGGATGTATCGCGCCTGGGGATATGCCGGGGATACGCCGACCACAGGAATTTACCGGGAATAA
- the yliA gene encoding putative ATPase components of ABC-type transport system, containing duplicated ATPase domain (similar to E. coli putative ATP-binding component of a transport system (AAC73916.1); Blastp hit to AAC73916.1 (612 aa), 84% identity in aa 1 - 611) yields MPHSDELDSRDVLSVSGLNIAFHHEGQQVDAVRNVSLRLKRGETLAIVGESGSGKSVTALALMRLIEQSGANVRCGEMLLRRRNRQVIELSEQSDAQMRRVRGADIAMIFQEPMTSLNPVFTVGEQIAESIRLHQGASHEEALAEAKRMLDQVRIPESQAILSRYPHQLSGGMRQRVMIAMALSCRPAVLIADEPTTALDVTIQAQILQLIKVLQQEMSMGVIFITHDMGVVADIADRVLVMYQGEAVETGSVEQIFHAPTHPYTQTLLAAVPQLGAMRGHSLPRRFPLISADEPALYESQIEQDTVVEGEPILQVRGLVTRFPLRSGLFNRVTREVHAVENISFDLWPGETLSLVGESGSGKSTTGRALLRLVESRQGEIIFNGQRIDTLSAGKLQPLRRDIQCIFQDPYASLDPRQTVGYSIMEPLRIHGLGQGDAAAKRVAWLLERVGLRPEHAWRYPHEFSGGQRQRICIARALALNPKVIIADEAVSALDVSVRGQIINLLLDLQREMGIAYLFISHDMAVVERISHRVAVMYLGQIVEMGPRRAVFENPQHPYTRKLMAAVPVADPSRHRPRRVLLSDDIPSNIHKRGEETPAVSLQLVGPGHYVARPLQDNALSRL; encoded by the coding sequence GTGCCGCACAGCGATGAACTGGATAGCCGCGATGTTCTGTCCGTCAGTGGCCTGAATATCGCGTTTCACCACGAAGGGCAACAGGTAGACGCCGTGCGTAATGTGTCATTACGCCTGAAGCGTGGAGAGACTCTGGCGATTGTCGGCGAGTCGGGATCGGGAAAATCGGTGACGGCGCTGGCGTTAATGCGGCTGATTGAGCAGTCGGGCGCGAACGTGCGCTGCGGCGAAATGCTGTTGCGTCGGCGTAATCGTCAGGTGATTGAGCTGTCTGAGCAGAGTGACGCGCAGATGCGGCGTGTGCGCGGCGCGGATATCGCCATGATTTTCCAGGAGCCAATGACCTCGCTCAACCCGGTATTTACCGTTGGCGAGCAAATTGCCGAATCTATTCGTTTGCATCAGGGGGCCAGCCACGAAGAGGCGCTGGCGGAAGCGAAACGTATGCTCGATCAGGTACGGATCCCGGAGTCGCAGGCGATTTTATCGCGTTATCCGCATCAGCTTTCCGGCGGGATGCGCCAGCGAGTCATGATCGCGATGGCGCTATCCTGCCGTCCGGCGGTATTGATTGCCGATGAACCCACCACGGCGCTGGATGTCACTATCCAGGCGCAAATTCTGCAACTTATCAAAGTGTTGCAGCAAGAGATGTCGATGGGCGTGATTTTTATCACCCACGACATGGGCGTCGTGGCGGATATCGCCGATCGCGTGCTGGTGATGTATCAGGGCGAGGCCGTGGAAACCGGCAGCGTAGAGCAGATTTTCCATGCGCCGACGCATCCTTATACCCAAACGTTACTGGCCGCCGTCCCTCAGCTTGGCGCGATGCGAGGCCACTCGCTGCCACGCCGTTTCCCGTTGATTTCCGCTGACGAACCGGCCCTTTATGAATCGCAGATTGAGCAAGACACGGTGGTGGAAGGCGAACCTATTCTCCAGGTTCGGGGGCTGGTGACGCGATTCCCGCTGCGTAGCGGTCTCTTTAACCGCGTTACGCGTGAAGTTCATGCCGTTGAGAATATCAGTTTCGATCTCTGGCCCGGCGAAACGTTATCGCTGGTGGGCGAGTCCGGTAGCGGAAAATCGACGACCGGACGCGCGCTGCTGCGGTTGGTTGAATCCCGGCAGGGGGAGATTATCTTTAACGGCCAGCGCATTGACACGCTGTCTGCGGGTAAACTCCAGCCGTTGCGCCGCGATATTCAGTGTATTTTCCAGGACCCTTACGCCTCGCTCGACCCGCGCCAGACCGTGGGGTATTCCATTATGGAACCTTTACGGATTCATGGCCTGGGGCAGGGGGACGCTGCGGCAAAGCGCGTGGCCTGGTTGCTTGAGCGTGTCGGATTACGTCCTGAACATGCCTGGCGTTATCCGCACGAGTTTTCCGGCGGTCAACGTCAGCGCATCTGCATAGCTCGCGCGCTGGCATTGAATCCTAAAGTGATTATTGCCGATGAGGCGGTCTCCGCGCTGGATGTTTCCGTTCGCGGGCAGATCATTAATTTACTGCTCGATTTACAACGGGAAATGGGGATCGCCTACCTGTTTATTTCGCATGATATGGCGGTCGTGGAGCGAATTAGCCATCGCGTGGCGGTGATGTATCTTGGTCAAATTGTTGAGATGGGGCCGCGGCGCGCCGTTTTTGAAAATCCGCAGCATCCTTATACGCGTAAATTGATGGCGGCGGTGCCGGTTGCCGATCCCTCCAGACACCGGCCGCGGCGCGTTCTGCTATCAGATGATATACCCAGCAATATTCATAAACGTGGCGAAGAGACGCCCGCCGTTTCATTACAGTTGGTCGGGCCGGGACATTATGTTGCGCGGCCGCTGCAGGATAATGCGCTCTCGCGCTTATAA
- the yliB gene encoding putative ABC transporter periplasmic binding protein (similar to E. coli putative transport protein (AAC73917.1); Blastp hit to AAC73917.1 (512 aa), 88% identity in aa 1 - 512) has protein sequence MTQFITHKWLAALGLASSIAAFPALAAKDVVVAVGSNFTTLDPYDANDTLSQAVAKSFYQGLFGLDKDMKVKNVLAEGYTVSDDGLTYTITLRQGVKFQDGADFNAAAVKANLDRASNPDNHLKRYNLYKNIAKTEVVDPATVKITLKQPFSAFINILAHPATAMISPQALEKYGKDIGFHPVGTGPYQLETWNQTDFVKVKKFAGYWQQGLPKLDSITWRPVTDNNTRAAMLQTGEAQFAFPIPYEQAALLAKNKNLELVASPSIMQRYISMNVTQKPFDNPKVREALNYAINRQALVKVAFAGYATPATGVVPPSIAYAQSYQPWPYDPAKARELLKEAGYPDGFSTTLWSSHNHSTAQKVLQFTQQQLAQIGVKARITAMDAGQRAAEVEGKGQKESGVRMFYTGWSASTGEADWALSPLFASQNWPPTQFNTAFYSNKQVDSDLAAALKTNDPQEKTRLYKEAQDIIWKESPWIPLVVEKLVSAHSKNLTGFWIMPDTGFSFDDADLK, from the coding sequence ATGACGCAATTTATTACGCATAAATGGCTGGCGGCGCTGGGACTGGCCTCATCCATTGCGGCTTTTCCGGCCCTGGCGGCCAAAGATGTGGTGGTGGCGGTAGGGTCTAATTTCACCACGCTCGATCCGTATGACGCCAACGATACACTCTCGCAGGCGGTGGCGAAGTCATTTTATCAGGGGCTGTTTGGCCTGGATAAAGACATGAAGGTAAAAAACGTCCTGGCGGAAGGCTATACCGTTTCTGATGACGGTCTGACCTACACCATTACCCTACGGCAGGGGGTGAAATTTCAGGACGGCGCGGATTTTAATGCGGCGGCGGTAAAAGCGAATCTCGATCGCGCCAGCAATCCGGATAACCACCTCAAGCGTTATAACCTGTATAAAAATATCGCAAAAACGGAGGTTGTCGATCCGGCAACGGTAAAAATTACCCTGAAACAGCCGTTCTCCGCTTTCATTAATATTCTGGCGCACCCGGCGACGGCGATGATCTCGCCGCAAGCGCTGGAAAAATATGGCAAGGATATTGGTTTTCATCCGGTCGGTACCGGTCCATACCAGCTTGAAACCTGGAATCAGACCGACTTTGTCAAAGTGAAAAAGTTCGCCGGTTACTGGCAGCAGGGCTTACCCAAGCTGGATTCTATTACCTGGCGTCCGGTTACTGACAACAATACCCGCGCGGCGATGCTGCAAACCGGCGAAGCGCAATTTGCTTTTCCTATCCCTTATGAGCAGGCCGCGTTACTGGCGAAAAATAAAAACCTCGAACTGGTCGCCAGCCCGTCCATTATGCAGCGTTATATCAGTATGAATGTGACGCAGAAGCCGTTTGATAATCCTAAGGTGCGTGAGGCGTTGAATTACGCTATCAATCGTCAGGCGCTGGTTAAAGTGGCGTTTGCCGGATACGCCACGCCGGCGACGGGCGTGGTGCCGCCGTCGATAGCCTATGCGCAAAGCTATCAGCCGTGGCCCTATGATCCGGCTAAAGCGCGCGAACTGTTGAAAGAGGCGGGGTATCCAGACGGTTTCAGTACCACGCTGTGGTCATCGCACAACCATAGCACCGCGCAAAAAGTGTTGCAGTTTACCCAACAGCAACTGGCGCAGATTGGCGTTAAAGCCCGGATAACCGCGATGGACGCCGGCCAGCGCGCCGCGGAAGTCGAGGGCAAAGGGCAAAAAGAGAGCGGCGTGCGAATGTTCTATACAGGCTGGTCGGCGTCGACGGGCGAAGCTGACTGGGCGTTATCGCCGCTCTTCGCATCACAAAACTGGCCGCCGACGCAGTTTAATACCGCTTTTTACAGCAACAAGCAGGTCGACAGCGATTTGGCGGCGGCCTTAAAGACCAACGATCCGCAGGAGAAAACACGATTGTACAAAGAGGCGCAGGATATTATCTGGAAAGAGTCGCCCTGGATACCGTTGGTGGTGGAGAAATTGGTTTCTGCGCACAGTAAAAATTTGACCGGTTTCTGGATTATGCCGGATACCGGTTTCAGCTTTGACGATGCGGATTTGAAGTAA
- the yliC gene encoding putative ABC transporter periplasmic binding protein (similar to E. coli putative transport system permease protein (AAC73918.1); Blastp hit to AAC73918.1 (306 aa), 90% identity in aa 1 - 306) produces the protein MLNYVLKRLLGLIPTLLIVAVLVFLFVHLLPGDPARLIAGPEADAQVIALVRQQLGLDQPLHVQFWHYITHVLQGDFGTSMVSRRPVSEEIASRFLPTLWLTITSMIWAVLFGMAIGIAAAVWRNRWPDRLGMTLAVTGISFPAFALGMLLMQIFSVDLGWLPTVGADSWQHYILPSLTLGAAVASVMARFTRSSFVDVLSEDYMRTARAKGVSETWVVLKHGLRNAMIPVVTMMGLQFGFLLGGSIVVEKVFNWPGLGRLLVDSVDMRDYPVIQAEVLLFSLEFILINLVVDVLYAAINPAIRYK, from the coding sequence ATGCTTAACTATGTTCTCAAGCGCCTGCTGGGATTAATTCCTACGCTGTTGATTGTGGCAGTGCTGGTGTTTTTATTTGTTCATTTGTTGCCCGGCGACCCGGCGCGGCTGATAGCCGGACCGGAAGCCGACGCGCAGGTGATCGCGCTGGTTCGTCAGCAGCTGGGGCTTGATCAGCCGCTTCATGTCCAGTTTTGGCATTACATCACCCATGTTTTACAAGGCGATTTCGGGACGTCAATGGTTTCCCGCCGCCCGGTTTCTGAGGAGATCGCCAGCCGCTTTTTGCCGACGCTGTGGCTGACGATAACCAGTATGATATGGGCGGTGCTGTTTGGCATGGCGATCGGCATCGCCGCCGCCGTGTGGCGTAATCGCTGGCCTGACCGGTTAGGAATGACGCTTGCCGTGACCGGCATTTCTTTTCCGGCTTTTGCGCTGGGAATGTTGTTAATGCAGATTTTTTCCGTGGATCTGGGCTGGCTACCGACCGTGGGGGCGGATAGCTGGCAACATTATATTTTACCCTCCCTGACGCTTGGCGCGGCGGTGGCATCCGTCATGGCGCGTTTTACGCGCTCCTCGTTTGTCGATGTCCTGAGCGAGGATTACATGAGGACCGCGCGGGCGAAAGGCGTCAGTGAAACGTGGGTGGTGTTAAAACATGGCCTGCGCAATGCAATGATCCCGGTCGTCACCATGATGGGACTGCAATTTGGCTTTTTGCTTGGCGGCTCGATCGTCGTTGAAAAAGTGTTTAACTGGCCGGGGCTTGGGCGATTACTGGTCGACTCCGTCGACATGCGCGACTACCCCGTGATTCAGGCAGAAGTGCTGCTGTTTTCTCTGGAATTTATTCTTATCAACTTAGTGGTGGATGTTCTCTATGCCGCCATTAATCCGGCTATCAGGTATAAGTAA
- the yliD gene encoding putative ABC transporter inner membrane component (similar to E. coli putative transport system permease protein (AAC73919.1); Blastp hit to AAC73919.1 (303 aa), 91% identity in aa 1 - 303), protein MRLFNWRRQAILHAMPVVKPDQIRTPWREFWRRFRRQHVALVAGGFVLALILVAIFARWLTPYDAENYFDYDSLNNGPSLQHWFGVDSLGRDIFSRVLVGAQISLAAGVFAVFIGAIIGTVLGLLAGYYEGWWDRFIMRICDVLFAFPGILLAIAVVAVLGSGIANVIVAVAIFSIPAFARLVRGNTLVLKQQTFIESARSIGASDTTILFSHILPGTVSSIVVFFTMRIGTSIISAASLSFLGLGAQPPTPEWGAMLNEARADMVIAPHVALFPAVAIFLTVLAFNLLGDGLRDALDPKIKG, encoded by the coding sequence ATGCGATTATTTAACTGGCGCCGTCAGGCGATTTTACATGCTATGCCGGTGGTAAAACCCGACCAGATACGCACGCCGTGGCGGGAGTTCTGGCGTCGTTTTCGCCGCCAGCATGTCGCGTTGGTCGCCGGGGGATTCGTACTGGCGTTAATTCTGGTGGCGATTTTTGCCCGTTGGCTGACGCCCTACGATGCGGAAAACTATTTTGACTACGATAGCCTGAACAATGGCCCCTCTTTGCAGCACTGGTTTGGCGTTGACTCGCTGGGAAGAGACATCTTTAGCCGGGTTCTCGTTGGGGCGCAGATCTCACTGGCGGCGGGCGTGTTCGCGGTATTTATCGGCGCGATAATCGGTACGGTGTTGGGATTGCTGGCGGGATATTATGAAGGCTGGTGGGATCGTTTTATTATGCGCATTTGCGATGTGCTGTTCGCCTTCCCCGGCATTTTGCTGGCGATTGCCGTTGTGGCGGTGTTAGGCAGCGGTATTGCTAATGTGATCGTTGCGGTGGCGATTTTCTCTATTCCGGCGTTTGCTCGTCTGGTGCGCGGAAATACCCTGGTCTTAAAACAGCAGACGTTTATTGAGTCTGCCCGCAGTATCGGCGCCAGCGACACGACGATTTTGTTTAGCCATATATTGCCGGGAACGGTCTCGTCAATTGTGGTTTTCTTTACGATGCGTATCGGTACGTCAATTATTTCCGCGGCAAGCCTGTCATTTCTCGGATTAGGCGCGCAGCCGCCAACGCCGGAGTGGGGAGCGATGCTCAATGAAGCGCGGGCGGATATGGTCATCGCGCCGCACGTAGCGCTCTTCCCGGCGGTGGCGATTTTCCTGACTGTGCTGGCGTTTAACCTGTTAGGCGACGGGTTGCGCGATGCGCTGGACCCGAAGATTAAGGGGTAA